One Methylomarinovum tepidoasis DNA window includes the following coding sequences:
- a CDS encoding HDOD domain-containing protein encodes MQAVTPQQFLARLKEEIEKDRITLPTLPEVALKVRAAVEGGKATASQLADMIAEDAALSARLLQVANSPLYRARTEITNLQMAIMRLGYDTVRTLITGLAMKQVFQPDSALLERYFRDIWRTSVDVAAISRALATLTPHLDAEHALLAGLIHQIGKLPILVLANRNQALARDQTALDRLLDELHPAIGALILSHWNFPDTLRQVVSDYRQWNRQSPDGEADYVDIIQVAYLEHLASQGEEPPVDPTTIGAFSRLGLTPDIEVVEIEGIDETRQIFA; translated from the coding sequence ATGCAAGCCGTCACCCCCCAGCAATTTCTCGCTCGTCTGAAAGAAGAAATCGAAAAGGATCGCATCACCCTGCCAACGCTGCCCGAGGTCGCCCTCAAAGTGCGCGCTGCGGTGGAAGGCGGCAAGGCGACCGCCTCCCAGCTGGCGGACATGATCGCCGAGGATGCCGCCCTCAGCGCCAGGCTGCTGCAAGTGGCCAACAGCCCCCTCTACCGCGCCCGTACCGAGATCACCAACCTGCAGATGGCGATCATGCGCCTGGGTTACGACACCGTGCGAACCCTCATCACCGGCCTGGCGATGAAGCAGGTCTTTCAGCCCGATTCCGCCCTGTTGGAGCGCTACTTCCGGGACATCTGGCGCACCAGTGTCGATGTCGCCGCCATCAGCCGCGCGCTGGCGACCCTCACCCCCCACCTGGACGCCGAACATGCGCTCCTGGCAGGGCTCATCCACCAGATCGGCAAACTCCCCATCCTGGTGCTGGCCAACCGCAACCAGGCACTGGCCAGGGACCAGACCGCCCTCGACCGACTGCTCGACGAACTCCATCCCGCCATCGGCGCCCTGATCCTAAGCCACTGGAACTTCCCCGACACACTCCGCCAGGTCGTCAGCGACTACCGCCAGTGGAATCGGCAGAGCCCCGACGGGGAGGCGGATTACGTAGACATCATCCAGGTCGCCTACCTGGAACACCTGGCCAGCCAGGGGGAGGAACCACCGGTCGATCCCACCACCATCGGCGCCTTCAGCCGCCTGGGACTGACACCGGACATCGAGGTCGTCGAAATCGAGGGCATCGACGAAACACGTCAGATCTTCGCCTGA
- a CDS encoding COX15/CtaA family protein, translating into MHEDTLRRFRRIGTLTIATVYFLILVGAIVRASGAGMGCPDWPTCFGQWIPPTDESQLPANYHEIYAQRGYADTRFNPVKTWTEYLNRLTGVTTGLLIILTVWAALPFRRGDPPVFYAALAALLLVVFQGWLGAVVVSSNLHPLMITAHMLMALVIVALLIYAVIRAEREALTPVHLRSLQRRHVWLLGALLLVTLIQIGLGAQVREAVDAIAKAHQFTGRRHWPQELPWVFYWHRGFALALLCANLAMAWRLLRLLPQRHLLFRLTLALGLLVFLAVGTGIGMERLGIPPWLQPLHLLIANLIFGIQFTLLVTLHYCCSVPAFPSERVQGFTDQPQAATEARQPGKGS; encoded by the coding sequence ATGCACGAGGACACCCTGCGCCGTTTCCGCCGCATCGGCACCCTCACCATCGCCACGGTCTATTTCCTGATCCTCGTGGGCGCCATCGTCCGGGCCTCGGGCGCCGGCATGGGTTGTCCCGACTGGCCCACCTGCTTCGGACAGTGGATTCCGCCCACCGACGAATCCCAGCTGCCGGCCAATTACCACGAAATCTACGCCCAGCGGGGATACGCCGACACTCGCTTCAACCCGGTCAAGACCTGGACCGAATACCTCAACCGCCTCACCGGAGTGACCACCGGCCTGCTCATCATCCTCACAGTCTGGGCCGCCCTACCCTTCCGGCGCGGCGATCCACCGGTGTTCTACGCGGCGCTGGCCGCTCTGTTGCTAGTCGTGTTCCAGGGCTGGCTGGGGGCGGTGGTGGTAAGCAGCAACCTCCATCCCCTGATGATCACCGCCCACATGCTGATGGCGCTGGTCATCGTCGCGTTGCTGATCTACGCGGTGATCCGGGCCGAACGGGAAGCGCTGACGCCCGTCCACCTTCGCTCCCTGCAACGCCGCCACGTCTGGCTACTGGGAGCGCTGTTGCTCGTGACCCTGATCCAGATCGGTCTCGGCGCTCAGGTCCGCGAAGCGGTGGACGCCATCGCCAAGGCCCACCAGTTCACCGGCCGCCGCCACTGGCCCCAGGAACTGCCGTGGGTGTTCTACTGGCACCGGGGGTTCGCCCTGGCGCTGCTGTGCGCCAATCTGGCCATGGCGTGGCGGCTGCTGCGCCTACTGCCCCAGCGGCATCTATTGTTCCGCCTTACCCTGGCGCTGGGCCTGTTGGTCTTCCTGGCGGTGGGAACCGGTATCGGCATGGAGCGGCTGGGGATACCACCGTGGCTGCAACCGCTCCACCTGCTGATCGCCAATCTGATCTTCGGGATTCAGTTCACCCTGCTGGTGACGCTGCATTACTGCTGCAGCGTACCTGCGTTCCCCTCCGAACGGGTACAGGGCTTCACCGACCAACCCCAGGCGGCCACCGAGGCCCGCCAGCCGGGAAAAGGTTCCTGA
- a CDS encoding type III pantothenate kinase, whose translation MELLVDSGNSRLKWAVLERGVIGPARSALGGRELTPARLDRLWGELPVPDRVWIANVAGEAVAVCLERWLQSRWGKTGNFVSSRRDACGVRSGYRDPRQLGVDRWLALIAARHYHPLPACIVDCGTALTLDVLDSDGRHHGGLICPGAALMRQSLGWGTAQVKTEEHEIDALLGDHTAAAVALGVEAALAGLVERSLARLAPRWPDLHLVLTGGDAVRLARNLSRPAQLAPDLVLRGLALVSRQP comes from the coding sequence ATGGAATTGTTGGTGGACAGCGGCAACAGCCGCCTCAAGTGGGCTGTGCTGGAACGCGGCGTGATCGGTCCGGCCCGGTCAGCGCTCGGAGGCAGGGAGTTGACGCCGGCACGACTGGACCGTCTCTGGGGAGAGTTGCCGGTCCCCGACCGGGTGTGGATCGCCAACGTCGCTGGCGAAGCGGTAGCCGTCTGTCTGGAGCGCTGGCTGCAAAGCCGCTGGGGAAAGACGGGAAATTTCGTCAGTTCCCGTCGGGATGCCTGCGGAGTCCGCAGCGGTTATCGCGATCCCCGGCAGCTGGGGGTAGACCGCTGGCTGGCGTTGATCGCCGCCCGCCATTATCATCCCCTGCCGGCCTGTATCGTCGATTGCGGCACCGCCCTGACCCTGGACGTGCTCGACAGCGACGGTCGTCACCACGGTGGCCTGATCTGCCCCGGGGCGGCATTGATGCGCCAGAGTCTGGGGTGGGGAACCGCGCAGGTGAAAACAGAGGAGCACGAAATTGATGCGCTGTTGGGCGATCACACCGCCGCCGCCGTCGCGCTCGGGGTGGAGGCGGCGCTGGCCGGCTTGGTGGAGCGAAGCCTGGCGCGGCTGGCGCCGCGCTGGCCTGACCTGCACCTGGTACTGACCGGCGGGGATGCCGTCCGCCTGGCGCGGAATCTTTCCCGGCCCGCACAACTGGCGCCGGATCTGGTGCTGCGGGGGCTGGCGCTGGTCAGCCGGCAGCCATGA
- the birA gene encoding bifunctional biotin--[acetyl-CoA-carboxylase] ligase/biotin operon repressor BirA, with product MLTAAAQALLHELADGRFHSGTVLAARLGISRAAVWKRIRQLQAAGVSVTSVPGRGYRLYPPLELLDPETIARELQTLGADAPLGLTVHACLPSTNAWLLARAGGLPRGSVCLAEAQTAGRGRLGRRWVSPFGCHLYLSLLWRFDDAAAAAGLSLAVGVAVRQALQRLGIEGIELKWPNDLLWQGSKLAGILIEAVSEQQGPCSLVIGVGVNGTMPATAARQIDQPWVDLHTLLGRPPPRNRLTACVIAELLALLHAYEEAGAAVWIERWRAHNCVLGRSVSVQQGERVYTATAVDVAPDGALVLVDAGGRRHKINAGDVKLRLGA from the coding sequence ATGCTCACGGCAGCGGCACAAGCGCTGTTGCACGAACTGGCCGACGGACGCTTTCATTCCGGAACCGTGCTGGCCGCCCGCCTGGGCATCAGCCGGGCAGCGGTGTGGAAGCGGATCCGCCAGCTGCAGGCGGCGGGCGTGTCGGTCACTTCGGTGCCCGGGCGGGGATACCGCCTGTATCCGCCTCTGGAGCTGCTGGATCCAGAGACGATCGCAAGGGAGCTCCAGACCCTCGGGGCGGACGCCCCGCTCGGGTTGACGGTTCACGCTTGCCTGCCCTCCACCAATGCATGGCTGCTGGCGCGGGCGGGCGGGTTGCCTCGGGGCAGCGTCTGTCTGGCGGAAGCCCAGACCGCCGGGCGTGGCCGCCTGGGGCGGCGCTGGGTGTCACCGTTCGGTTGCCATCTGTACCTGTCGTTGTTATGGCGCTTCGACGATGCGGCTGCCGCCGCAGGCTTAAGCCTTGCCGTCGGTGTGGCGGTGCGCCAGGCGCTGCAGCGGCTCGGCATCGAGGGAATCGAACTCAAGTGGCCCAACGACCTGCTCTGGCAGGGAAGCAAGCTCGCTGGCATCCTGATCGAGGCGGTCAGCGAGCAGCAGGGGCCCTGCAGCTTGGTGATCGGCGTGGGCGTGAACGGCACGATGCCGGCCACGGCCGCCCGTCAGATCGACCAGCCCTGGGTGGACCTCCATACCCTGTTGGGGCGTCCGCCGCCCCGTAACCGTCTGACCGCCTGCGTGATCGCCGAGCTGCTGGCGCTGCTCCACGCTTACGAGGAGGCGGGGGCGGCGGTATGGATAGAGCGCTGGCGGGCGCACAACTGCGTGCTTGGGCGGTCGGTGAGCGTGCAGCAGGGGGAGCGGGTCTATACCGCCACCGCCGTGGACGTGGCGCCCGACGGTGCTCTGGTGCTGGTGGATGCCGGCGGGCGCCGCCACAAGATCAACGCCGGCGATGTGAAACTGCGACTGGGCGCGTGA
- a CDS encoding PilZ domain-containing protein — protein METSEQLPERRRFFRVEDEIVLVYRPIAPEDMPPVEAFQNQLVDHFSLTSTLAYLTQESQAQLHRIERENPAVADYLKTLERKIEALAQAVMISNNRLADQPTRKVNLSAAGIAFTADQPLAEGGLLELKMVLPPSLVGIVTFGKVVYCTPLEEGEGWRVGVDFLSMREQDREVLIRHVVKRQLTLIRARKHPPAS, from the coding sequence ATGGAGACAAGCGAACAACTGCCGGAACGCCGGCGTTTCTTTCGGGTCGAGGACGAGATTGTCCTGGTCTACCGCCCTATCGCTCCGGAGGACATGCCTCCGGTGGAGGCATTCCAAAATCAGCTGGTCGATCATTTTTCCCTGACCTCGACGTTGGCGTACCTGACCCAGGAATCCCAGGCGCAGCTGCACCGCATCGAGCGTGAAAATCCGGCCGTGGCCGACTATCTCAAGACGCTGGAACGCAAGATCGAGGCGCTGGCCCAGGCCGTGATGATCAGTAACAACCGTCTTGCTGACCAGCCGACCCGCAAGGTCAATCTCAGCGCCGCCGGCATCGCCTTCACCGCCGACCAGCCACTGGCGGAAGGCGGCCTGTTGGAACTGAAGATGGTACTGCCGCCCTCGCTGGTGGGAATCGTCACCTTTGGCAAGGTGGTCTACTGTACGCCCTTGGAGGAGGGGGAAGGTTGGCGGGTCGGCGTGGATTTCCTCAGCATGCGCGAGCAGGACAGGGAGGTGCTGATCCGCCACGTGGTCAAACGCCAGCTCACCCTGATCCGGGCCCGGAAGCATCCGCCGGCAAGCTGA
- a CDS encoding flagellar motor protein MotB, translated as MAEEECPKCPAGAPAWVMTFADLMSLLMCFFVLLLSFATMDVIRFRQMAASLKNAFGVQTEIVAYEIVKGTSVIAQHFSPATVEPTPLDEIRQSTTEDLPNLDIPESTEEKSTEGEGEMDKEAMEKMLAEEKRKELEAEAARIRESLLEEIKAGKISVEMQEDKIIVRIHEKGSFPSGSAVLNSGFGPAMKKIIDVVKRSRGKVIVAGHTDNVPIRTEWYRSNWELSAARAVTVAHELLRGGVDPKRLMVVGYADTQPLVPNTSAANRARNRRVEIILEQEKH; from the coding sequence ATGGCTGAGGAAGAATGTCCCAAATGCCCCGCCGGGGCCCCGGCGTGGGTGATGACCTTCGCCGACTTGATGTCGCTGCTGATGTGCTTCTTCGTGCTGCTGTTGTCGTTCGCCACCATGGACGTGATTCGCTTCCGGCAGATGGCGGCGTCCCTGAAGAACGCCTTCGGGGTGCAGACCGAGATCGTCGCTTATGAAATCGTCAAGGGCACCAGCGTCATCGCCCAGCATTTCAGCCCGGCGACAGTGGAACCCACGCCCTTGGACGAAATCCGCCAGTCCACCACCGAGGATCTCCCCAATCTCGATATCCCCGAGTCCACCGAGGAAAAGTCCACGGAAGGCGAGGGGGAGATGGACAAGGAAGCCATGGAAAAAATGCTGGCGGAGGAAAAACGCAAGGAACTGGAAGCCGAGGCGGCCCGGATCCGCGAGTCGCTGCTGGAGGAAATCAAGGCTGGCAAGATCAGTGTGGAGATGCAGGAAGACAAGATCATCGTCCGCATCCATGAGAAAGGCTCCTTCCCCTCCGGCAGTGCGGTACTCAACAGCGGTTTCGGTCCGGCGATGAAAAAGATCATCGACGTGGTCAAACGCAGCCGGGGCAAGGTGATCGTCGCCGGCCACACCGACAACGTCCCCATCCGCACCGAATGGTATCGTTCCAATTGGGAACTGTCGGCGGCGCGGGCGGTGACCGTCGCCCATGAGCTGCTCAGGGGCGGTGTCGATCCCAAGCGTCTGATGGTGGTCGGTTACGCCGACACCCAGCCGCTGGTTCCCAACACCAGCGCCGCCAACCGGGCGCGCAACCGGCGGGTCGAAATCATTCTGGAACAGGAGAAACATTGA